From a single Granulicella aggregans genomic region:
- a CDS encoding hydrogenase small subunit, which translates to MLQSGISRRSFLVFCTSLMIAAPYGLAITDKKTPEEVAAGLDKVIRPPIIWLHFQDCTGCTESMLQTSHPGFADLILNVISLEYHETLMAGSGLQARQALDEAVAKYAGKFILVVEGSIPTKDHGVYMKLAGRPALDVLSDVGGKAAAIIAIGSCASWGGIPSADPDPTGAVGVADLMPDKSVINIPGCPPNPYTMLGVVLQYAANGTFPETDEQRRPKFAFDRDIHEHCPKRAHFDAGNFVKQYGDQGHREGWCLYEMGCKGPDTHAGCSTRHFNEIPDVWPIGIGAPCIGCTEKAIAFRVPMFQVVQLHTIAAPPTAFAPISTTYSTISPLATGLVGIAVGAAAGAGYIASRKFSKAEDDESVPGSVVRDSKSKPGPSESDRPQP; encoded by the coding sequence ATGTTGCAGAGCGGCATAAGTCGCCGATCTTTCCTCGTGTTCTGCACGAGCTTGATGATTGCGGCCCCGTATGGTCTGGCGATCACGGATAAGAAGACGCCTGAAGAGGTCGCCGCCGGATTGGACAAGGTGATCCGTCCCCCAATTATTTGGCTCCACTTTCAGGACTGCACAGGATGCACGGAGTCGATGCTGCAGACGTCCCATCCTGGATTTGCCGACCTGATCCTGAATGTGATCTCGCTTGAATATCACGAGACGCTGATGGCGGGCTCGGGCTTGCAGGCAAGGCAGGCCCTGGACGAGGCAGTGGCGAAGTATGCGGGCAAGTTCATTCTTGTGGTCGAGGGATCGATTCCGACGAAGGACCACGGCGTCTACATGAAGCTCGCGGGGCGGCCCGCGCTTGACGTTTTGTCCGATGTGGGAGGCAAAGCCGCGGCGATCATTGCGATTGGTTCCTGCGCTTCGTGGGGCGGGATTCCTTCGGCTGATCCCGATCCGACGGGGGCCGTGGGTGTAGCGGATCTTATGCCGGACAAGTCAGTCATCAACATTCCCGGATGTCCGCCAAATCCCTACACGATGCTGGGCGTGGTGCTACAGTATGCAGCCAACGGGACGTTCCCTGAGACCGATGAGCAGCGCCGGCCGAAGTTCGCGTTTGATCGCGACATTCACGAACACTGCCCGAAGCGCGCACACTTCGATGCCGGCAACTTTGTAAAGCAATATGGCGACCAGGGCCATCGCGAAGGCTGGTGTCTCTACGAGATGGGTTGCAAAGGGCCAGACACCCATGCAGGTTGTTCTACGCGACACTTCAACGAGATTCCGGATGTGTGGCCTATTGGGATTGGAGCACCCTGCATTGGATGCACGGAGAAGGCGATCGCGTTCAGAGTGCCCATGTTCCAGGTCGTACAACTGCACACGATTGCAGCGCCGCCAACGGCCTTTGCGCCGATCAGCACAACCTACAGTACGATCAGTCCGCTGGCAACGGGGCTTGTGGGTATTGCGGTGGGAGCGGCTGCTGGCGCAGGATACATTGCGTCTCGGAAGTTCTCGAAAGCTGAAGACGATGAGAGTGTTCCGGGCTCTGTAGTTCGTGACAGCAAGAGCAAGCCGGGACCCTCTGAATCCGATCGGCCGCAACCATGA
- a CDS encoding c-type cytochrome codes for MNNSFARIVLAVGISCIAASAHAQSGSDTYKAKCQMCHAADGSGSTPAGKAMKALPLNSPDLIKASDAQLIAATTSGKGKMPAYGTKLTVAQIKDTITYIRTLQK; via the coding sequence ATGAACAACTCATTCGCACGTATCGTCCTGGCAGTCGGAATCTCCTGCATCGCGGCCTCCGCTCATGCGCAGAGCGGCTCCGACACGTACAAGGCCAAGTGCCAGATGTGTCACGCCGCCGATGGCTCCGGCTCTACTCCCGCTGGCAAAGCGATGAAAGCCCTACCGCTTAACTCGCCCGATCTGATCAAAGCGTCCGACGCACAACTGATCGCTGCGACGACGAGCGGTAAGGGTAAGATGCCCGCGTACGGAACTAAGCTCACAGTCGCTCAGATCAAAGACACCATCACATACATCCGCACACTGCAGAAATAA
- a CDS encoding NapC/NirT family cytochrome c: MADEGSFRKEWLRPFFFYGNNWISLLGGAITTASAMVLVGFWIVSFFGHGGSSNPYLGIIFELILPGIFVAGLVTILVGILTRRSYLVVTDQVPSFFPEISIHDPIFRQGLDFVVVATLINFVIVGTACYRGVAYMDTVSFCGTTCHVMSPENTAYHISSHAGVACTECHVAPGTAGYIHAKVNGTKQLLEVVFHNYPTPIMADNKLPAAAATCLGCHNPASFIGDKLHISSSYANDESNSQTYSLTMLHVGGRDAFGRLSGIHGAHMGKIEYISTDSSNQTISWVGKTESDGSVTEFTSGDPKKPVTGQRRTMDCIDCHNTVGHAFNTPEDALNKDMTLGAPSASLPFVHKEGLALLKENYGSPEVAQAKITAKLITFYRSQYPAIWNSQQAQVNAAAKTLVKIYDSNIFPDMKVGWGTHPNNIGHTDSPGCFRCHDGSHNAKGSKTITNDCSACHNLLVSGELHPKLLSDLGLQ; the protein is encoded by the coding sequence ATGGCGGATGAAGGATCCTTTCGTAAAGAATGGCTTCGCCCATTCTTCTTCTACGGGAATAACTGGATAAGCCTTCTAGGCGGCGCCATCACCACGGCGTCCGCCATGGTGCTCGTTGGCTTCTGGATTGTCAGCTTCTTCGGGCACGGAGGCTCGTCCAATCCTTACCTGGGCATCATCTTTGAACTGATTCTCCCCGGCATCTTTGTTGCTGGCCTTGTCACGATCCTTGTAGGAATTCTCACCCGCCGCAGCTATCTCGTTGTCACAGATCAGGTACCGTCGTTCTTTCCTGAGATCAGCATCCATGACCCCATCTTCCGGCAGGGCCTTGACTTCGTTGTAGTCGCTACTCTGATCAACTTCGTTATCGTAGGCACTGCCTGCTATCGCGGCGTCGCCTACATGGATACCGTCTCGTTTTGCGGAACGACGTGTCACGTTATGTCACCGGAGAACACCGCGTATCACATCTCTTCGCACGCTGGCGTCGCCTGTACGGAGTGCCACGTCGCGCCCGGTACCGCCGGCTATATCCATGCCAAGGTAAACGGAACAAAGCAGCTTCTTGAGGTCGTCTTCCATAACTACCCCACGCCGATCATGGCGGACAACAAGCTTCCCGCAGCCGCCGCGACTTGCCTGGGGTGTCATAATCCCGCAAGCTTCATCGGAGATAAGCTACATATCTCGTCTTCTTATGCCAACGATGAAAGTAACTCGCAGACTTATTCGTTGACCATGCTTCATGTCGGCGGCCGGGATGCCTTTGGCCGGCTTAGCGGGATTCATGGCGCACACATGGGAAAGATCGAATATATCTCCACTGACTCGAGCAACCAGACCATCTCCTGGGTCGGCAAAACAGAGAGCGACGGTTCCGTTACTGAATTCACGTCCGGCGATCCGAAGAAGCCGGTCACTGGTCAGAGACGCACGATGGACTGTATCGATTGCCACAATACTGTTGGTCATGCGTTCAATACACCGGAGGATGCGCTGAACAAAGATATGACCCTTGGTGCTCCAAGTGCATCGCTGCCGTTCGTTCACAAGGAGGGTCTGGCGCTCCTCAAAGAGAACTACGGCTCGCCCGAGGTAGCCCAGGCCAAGATCACCGCCAAACTCATTACCTTCTATCGATCGCAGTATCCTGCCATATGGAACTCACAGCAAGCGCAGGTCAATGCCGCAGCAAAGACGCTAGTGAAGATCTATGACTCAAACATCTTCCCTGATATGAAGGTTGGCTGGGGAACGCATCCCAACAATATTGGCCACACCGACTCACCGGGATGCTTCCGCTGCCACGATGGAAGTCACAACGCCAAGGGCTCTAAGACCATCACCAACGATTGTTCCGCCTGCCACAATCTGCTTGTATCGGGAGAACTGCACCCCAAGCTGCTGAGTGACCTGGGACTGCAGTAG